The following proteins come from a genomic window of Miscanthus floridulus cultivar M001 chromosome 2, ASM1932011v1, whole genome shotgun sequence:
- the LOC136538175 gene encoding zinc-finger homeodomain protein 11-like translates to MDQQQHQERPREVYRECMRNHAAKLGTYASDGCCEYTPDDGQPAAMLCAACGCHRNFHRKAFLDAAAGAHGGGAHGAMLPSHGVSPGYGMHHMAITAAGMGGDAGGAGGSRRRTRTKFTEEQKERMARFAERLGWRMPKREPGRAPGDDEVGRFCREIGVTRQVFKVWMHNHKAGGGGSGGAGVGGAAQTSSSTTRGGGGGGGGVVGGGGSMSPAMGADIEDEEEVRGSEMCM, encoded by the coding sequence ATGGATCAGCAACAGCACCAGGAGCGGCCGCGGGAGGTGTACCGGGAGTGCATGCGCAACCACGCGGCGAAGCTCGGGACATACGCTTCCGACGGATGCTGCGAGTACACCCCCGACGACGGCCAGCCCGCAGCGATGCTCTGCGCCGCCTGCGGCTGCCACCGCAACTTCCACCGGAAGGCGTTCCTGGACGCCGCGGCGggggcgcacggcggcggcgcgcacGGCGCAATGCTGCCCTCCCACGGCGTGTCCCCGGGCTACGGCATGCACCACATGGCGATTACCGCGGCCGGCATGGGCGGTGACGCCGGCGGCGCCGGGGGCAGCAGGCGCCGGACGCGGACCAAGTTCACGGAGGAGCAGAAGGAGCGCATGGCGCGGTTCGCGGAGCGGCTCGGCTGGCGGATGCCCAAGCGGGAGCCCGGCCGCGCGCCGGGGGACGACGAGGTGGGCCGCTTCTGCCGGGAGATCGGGGTCACCAGGCAGGTCTTCAAGGTATGGATGCACAACCACAAGGCTGGTGGTGGCGGCAGCGGGGGCGCGGGCGTCGGTGGAGCCGCGCAGACTTCGTCGTCCACgacgcgtggcggcggcggcggcggcggtggcgttgTTGGAGGAGGCGGGAGCATGTCTCCGGCGATGGGCGCCGAtatcgaggacgaggaggaggtgagGGGCAGCGAGATGTGCATGTAG